In Gossypium arboreum isolate Shixiya-1 chromosome 6, ASM2569848v2, whole genome shotgun sequence, the following are encoded in one genomic region:
- the LOC108481031 gene encoding polyphenol oxidase, chloroplastic-like gives MAFPVVNSPSSNPVILPSSCIPTSCLPKTSPLFIFKKKKPFSKKLVSCKASNGNQNNEGSSSLNSFDRRDILLGLGTLYGATNLVSDPFALAAPIAAPDLSLCENSTVTSSSSGTSISVPCCPPKTTNILDFKPPRFSTIRLRPAAHLVDANYLEKFTKAMELMKALPDDDPRSFKQQANVHCAYCNGAYDQVGFPDQQLQVHFSWLFFPFHRLYLYFYERILGKLIGDPNFAMPFWNWDSPPGMAIPKIYADPNSPVYDEKRNVNHQPPNMLDLDYAGTEEELSKRDQIKSNLSVMYRQMVTYKTASLFLGAAYRAGDDPSPGMGSIENNPHTAVHRWVGDKRQPFSEDMGNFYSAGRDPLFYAHHSNVDRLWSIWRTLPGKKRTDFTDTDWLDSSFLFYDENANLVRVKVRDSLNMKTFGYDYQKVNIPWLKNKPIPRKSGRGKSGGQAVAAETKNTTPISIAFPIALDKLVRVEVPRPKKSRTKLEKEDEEEVLVLQNIQLDRDAAVKFDVYINDEDDETPTEPEDSEFAGSFTNLPHNHHKTGMKLNTNLTLPLTDLLEDLNVEGDESILVTLVPKEGKGLVSIGNIKIDYIRD, from the coding sequence ATGGCTTTCCCTGTCGTCAATTCACCATCATCAAACCCCGTCATTCTTCCCAGTTCCTGCATTCCAACTTCATGCCTTCCCAAAACATCACCACTTTTCATATTCAAGAAGAAAAAGCCTTTCTCCAAAAAACTAGTGTCATGCAAAGCCAGCAATGGGAACCAAAACAATGAAGGCTCTTCATCTCTCAATAGCTTCGATAGAAGGGATATTCTTCTTGGCCTAGGAACTCTGTATGGTGCAACCAACCTTGTGAGTGACCCATTTGCATTGGCAGCCCCAATAGCCGCCCCTGACCTCTCGCTTTGTGAGAATTCAACCGTAACATCTTCAAGTTCAGGAACCAGCATAAGTGTCCCTTGCTGCCCaccaaaaacaacaaatattCTAGATTTCAAACCACCTCGGTTTTCCACGATACGGTTAAGGCCGGCAGCACATTTAGTTGATGCTAACTACTTGGAGAAATTTACAAAGGCCATGGAGCTGATGAAAGCTCTCCCTGATGATGATCCTCGTAGTTTCAAGCAACAGGCCAATGTTCATTGTGCCTATTGCAATGGAGCTTACGATCAAGTCGGGTTTCCGGATCAACAACTTCAAGTTCACTTCTCATGGCTTTTTTTCCCATTCCATAGGCTATATCTCTATTTCTACGAGAGGATTTTGGGGAAGCTGATTGGTGATCCAAATTTCGCGATGCCATTTTGGAACTGGGATTCTCCCCCAGGAATGGCTATCCCTAAAATATATGCAGACCCTAACTCTCCAGTCTATGATGAAAAGCGCAACGTGAACCACCAACCACCCAATATGCTCGATCTTGATTATGCTGGCACTGAGGAAGAATTATCAAAGAGAGATCAAATAAAAAGTAACCTCAGCGTGATGTACAGGCAAATGGTAACCTACAAGACCGCTTCTCTTTTCCTTGGAGCGGCGTACCGTGCCGGCGATGATCCCAGTCCAGGAATGGGTTCAATTGAGAACAATCCTCACACAGCCGTTCACCGGTGGGTTGGAGATAAGCGACAGCCATTTTCTGAAGACATGGGGAACTTCTACTCTGCGGGTAGAGACCCGTTGTTCTACGCTCATCACTCCAATGTCGACCGATTGTGGAGCATTTGGAGGACATTACCAGGGAAGAAGCGAACTGATTTCACTGATACAGATTGGCTCGATTCCTCGTTTCTTTTCTACGATGAGAACGCAAATCTGGTTCGAGTCAAGGTTCGTGATAGCCTTAACATGAAGACTTTCGGGTATGATTACCAAAAAGTTAATATTCCATGGCTCAAAAACAAGCCAATTCCTCGAAAGTCAGGTCGGGGTAAAAGTGGTGGTCAAGCAGTGGCGGCGGAAACAAAGAACACCACCCCTATCAGTATTGCCTTCCCTATAGCCTTAGACAAACTAGTGCGCGTTGAGGTTCCAAGGCCAAAGAAATCAAGGACTAAGCTCGAAAAGGAAGATGAAGAAGAAGTTTTGGTTCTACAAAACATTCAACTAGACCGAGATGCAGCAGTGAAGTTCGATGTGTACATTAATGATGAAGACGACGAGACACCGACTGAACCGGAAGATTCAGAGTTCGCTGGGAGCTTTACGAATCTACCGCATAACCATCACAAGACTGGGATGAAGCTTAACACTAACTTAACATTGCCATTAACAGATTTGTTGGAGGATTTGAATGTTGAAGGTGATGAGAGTATTTTGGTGACTTTGGTGCCTAAAGAAGGAAAGGGTCTGGTTTCTATTGGTAACATTAAGATCGACTACATCAGAGATTAA